A portion of the Manduca sexta isolate Smith_Timp_Sample1 chromosome 20, JHU_Msex_v1.0, whole genome shotgun sequence genome contains these proteins:
- the LOC115443506 gene encoding uncharacterized protein LOC115443506, whose product MARYFALVFVVLLFALAVWSPIAVAQEIEANEKTPRESKENDHKDDATNNIWNTLSMIIATPFEQIKTNKDENNTISSGKVETFGILLTTFNATNTLPASGNDVRDTNKKHEENVEDEFDLYAKILAKKLKKYPESMRVRLIYKIDGLLLNNPYPEITSNGSTETPNVN is encoded by the exons ATGGCGCGTTACTTTGCTCTTGTATTTG TGGTATTACTCTTCGCCCTAGCTGTATGGAGTCCTATCGCAGTGGCGCAAG aaATTGAAGCTAATGAAAAGACACCACGAGAATCAAAAGAAAATGACCACAAAGATGACGCAACGAATAATATATGGAACACATTGTCTATGATCATTGCCACGCCATtcgaacaaataaaaacaaacaaagatGAGAATAATACAATTAGCTCTGGCAAAGTGGAGACATTTGGAATTCTATTAACAACTTTTAATGCCACTAATACATTGCCAGCATCAGGAAACGACGTCAGAGACACTAATAAGAAACATGag GAAAACGTTGAAGATGAATTTGatttatatgcaaaaatattagcGAAGAAGTTAAAGAAATATCCTGAGAGTATGAGGGTTCGACTCATCTACAAGATTGATGGTCTTCTTCTGAACAATCCGTATCCTGAAATAACAAGCAACGGCTCAACAGAAACACCAAATGTGAACTAA